The Mauremys reevesii isolate NIE-2019 linkage group 1, ASM1616193v1, whole genome shotgun sequence genome has a segment encoding these proteins:
- the ADCK2 gene encoding uncharacterized aarF domain-containing protein kinase 2, translating to MLQFFTDIEAKQQMTNVGFGCCYSLSRLHCPPIDTQLSLSLLTSRIMIAWGCTARIYLFSLRPLNVRKNLAWIRWCKKSGNSPSSDKHSLIKMQALAQTTLVCWGITKVSVVRCQEVSNQCSSLFPEPAKDKQPSAGFFWHLGFALRLGLRACVLLLKFGPLLLLYPVTYLSSGFAALWLHLLLKATESSGPTYIKLGQWACTRRDLFSEEFCIKFSKLHVKVTPHPWGYTKHFLRRAFGEDWKRVLKFKSKEPIGSGCVAQVYKAYADATTIDDPQFEELVKNSETESAFEAWEVSGLRGFFRWPWKGKAGESLADSSADHSLKEEDFDEGINRNATSEERMSGSQLTANTSSIGSLDAMDHLIPVAIKVLHPGLVHQVQIDLLLMKMGSKIIGLFPGLQWLSLTEIVEEFEKLMTQQLDLRYEARNLERFQKNFLDVDFVKFPTPLRPFVTRNILVETFEESQPISQYLHVDISSELRKRLAKMGIDMLLKMVFVDNFVHADLHPGNILVQGTAHFSIGCKDQTSIVDMCDTLIVEVRPSPCPLRLMLLDAGIVAELQGADLQNFKSVFTAVVQGQGERVAELILHHARANQCKDIERFKVEMAELVTKARMNTVALGKLQVANLLSSVFKLLMTHKVKLESNFASVVFAIMVLEGLARSLDPELDILEAAKPLLIRTAASLLE from the exons ATGCTCCAGTTTTTCACCGACATTGAAGCAAAACAGCAAATGACAAACGTTGGATTTGGTTGCTGTTATTCTCTATCTAGGCTGCACTGCCCACCAATAGATACACAACTTTCTCTGTCATTGTTGACCTCCAGGATTATGATTGCCTGGGGCTGCACTGCTAGGATTTACCTTTTCAGTTTAAGGCCCCTCAATGTAAGGAAAAACCTGGCTTGGATAAGATGGTGTAAGAAATCTGGCAACTCCCCATCTAGTGATAAACACAGCTTGATCAAAATGCAAGCCTTGGCTCAGACCACCTTAGTGTGCTGGGGGATCACGAAGGTGTCTGTTGTGAGATGCCAGGAAGTATCAAACCAATGTTCATCCTTATTCCCTGAACCGGCCAAAGACAAACAACCTTCAGCTGGATTTTTCTGGCATCTTGGCTTTGCCCTTCGCCTGGGACTCCGGGCTTGTGTTCTCTTGTTGAAGTTTGGCCCTTTGCTTCTGCTTTATCCTGTGACCTACCTGTCTTCAGGTTTTGCAGCCCTGTGGCTCCATCTTCTGCTGAAGGCCACAGAGTCCTCGGGTCCCACTTATATCAAGCTGGGCCAGTGGGCATGCACCAGGAGAGATCTCTTCTCTGAAGAGTTCTGCATCAAGTTTTCCAAGCTTCAtgtcaaggtgacacctcatcccTGGGGTTACACCAAACACTTCCTCAGGAGAGCATTTGGGGAAGACTGGAAGAGAGTCCTCAAGTTTAAGAGCAAGGAACCCATTGGCTCGGGTTGTGTTGCCCAGGTGTATAAAGCTTATGCTGATGCCACTACCATtgatgacccccagtttgaggaaCTAGTGAAGAACTCTGAAACAGAATCTGCTTTTGAAGCCTGGGAGGTGTCTGGTCTTAGGGGCTTCTTCAGGTGGCCCTGGAAAGGGAAGGCTGGAGAGAGTTTGGCAGACAGTAGTGCAGACCACTCACTTAAGGAAGAAGATTTCGATGAAGGTATTAATAGAAACGCTACCTCTGAGGAGCGAATGTCTGGATCTCAGCTAACTGCAAACACATCATCTATTGGCAGTTTAGATGCGATGGACCATCTTATTCCAGTAGCCATTAAA GTCCTGCATCCTGGACTAGTCCACCAGGTCCAGATAGATCTGCTGCTGATGAAGATGGGCAGCAAGATCATTGGGCTtttcccggggctccagtggctcaGTCTGACTGAAATAGTGGAGGAATTTGAGAAGCTCATGACTCAACAG CTTGACCTACGCTACGAAGCCAGAAACCTGGAGCGCTTCCAGAAAAATTTCCTGGATGTGGATTTTGTGAAATTCCCAACTCCACTTCGCCCCTTTGTAACGAGAAACATCCTGGTGGAAACGTTTGAG GAGAGTCAGCCCATATCCCAGTATCTGCACGTGGACATTTCCTCAGAGCTCAGGAAGAGACTAGCCAAGATGGGCATAGACATGCTCCTAAAGATG GTGTTTGTTGATAATTTTGTCCATGCTGACCTGCACCCTGGGAACATCTTGGTCCAGGGCACCGCCCATTTCAGCATTGGCTGCAAGGATCAAACCTCCATTGTGGACATGTGTGACACGCTGATCGTGGAAGTGCGGCCATCCCCCTGCCCGCTCCGTCTGATGCTGCTGGATGCAGGGATTgtggcagagctgcagggagctgatCTTCAGAACTTCAAGTCAGTCTTCACGGCTGTGGTACAGGGACAG GGGGAGAGAGTGGCAGAACTGATCCTTCATCACGCCAGGGCTAACCAGTGCAAGGACATAGAGAGATTCAAAGTTGAAATGGCAGAGCTAGTGACCAAGGCCAGGATGAACACTGTAGCACTGGGAAAG CTTCAAGTGGCGAATCTGCTCTCCAGTGTCTTTAAGTTACTGATGACCCACAAG GTGAAGCTGGAGAGTAACTTTGCCTCCGTTGTCTTTGCCATCATGGTTTTGGAAGGGCTTGCCCGTTCGTTGGACCCCGAACTGGACATCTTGGAGGCAGCTAAACCACTTCTCATCAGAACCGCCGCTTCTCTCCTAGAGTAG